Proteins co-encoded in one Prunus persica cultivar Lovell chromosome G6, Prunus_persica_NCBIv2, whole genome shotgun sequence genomic window:
- the LOC18772954 gene encoding uncharacterized protein LOC18772954 has protein sequence MLSTLLYPQTKMAEKVEQNPRTPRIKCKGQNLTIPEFSIEDFKKHSHMLASPTSQDASKSRWKNCLCSPTTHAGSFRCRHHRTSSFGSGLNRGASVGSNLSELGARKSSPLSDSVPAQ, from the coding sequence ACAAAAATGGCTGAAAAGGTAGAACAAAATCCCCGAACCCCAAGGATCAAGTGCAAGGGTCAAAACCTAACCATACCAGAATTTAGCATAGAGGATTTCAAGAAGCATTCTCATATGCTTGCTTCCCCAACATCACAAGATGCTTCAAAATCAAGGTGGAAGAATTGCCTCTGCTCCCCAACCACTCATGCTGGTTCCTTCCGCTGCAGGCACCACAGAACTTCGAGCTTCGGCTCCGGCCTCAATCGGGGAGCCTCCGTTGGCTCGAACCTCTCGGAGCTGGGGGCTCGCAAGTCTAGCCCCCTTAGTGATTCAGTCCCTGCCCAATAA